From Fulvivirga lutea:
ACCATTCAATCAAAGGTAAATGATAGCCGTGCACTCTACTTTCAAAACGCACTTTTTAGGTTATTTGCTTTTGATAAAGAAGATGTTGACAAAGAAATTCTAAACGAAGATACTAACGAGCTAGAACCAGCTACTTTAGTGCTCAACATAAAAGAGCTTACAAAGAGAATCTGCGTGGATAATGCCATGCTTATTTTCCTAGATGGAAATTTAAATGTTCAGGGCAGTCCCAATGAAAATTATGCCAGGGAAATGCTCGAACTATACACTATTGGTAGAGGTCTGGAAGGAACATTACCAGATGCCCTGGAAGAAGGTGATTATATAAACTTTACGGAACAGGATGTAAGAGCAGCAGCCAACGTTTTAACAGGGTTTGACGTTGATGACACATTCCAAAATATAGATCCTTTAACAGAACTACCCTATGGAGTTATAAAAGGTGGAGCAACGGCTACTGCGCATGAAACAAATGATTCTTTGAAAGTATTCAGCTCCAGATTAGATAATGCTCAAGTAACTGCAAACCAGGACCTTTTACTCAATGGTCAGCCAACAGAGGAAAGTGTTTTGGATGAAATCAGTCAACTTGTTGAACTTATCTATACAAAAGAAGAAACTGCCAGGCATTTATGTAGGAGGATATATAGATTCTATGTGTATTATGAAATAACGCAGGAAATAGACGATACTATTATCGCTGAAATGGCACAGACTCTTATTAACAATGATTATAAGATTCAATATGTGCTTGAAGAGTTATTTCAAAGCGAGCATTTCTTTGAAGCCGTTTCTGGAGTGGAAGATGACAAGTTCGGTGGAATAATTAAATCACCACTAGACCTTGCTCTAACAACGCTGAACTTTTTTGAAGTACAGTTACCCGATTATCAAACGGATACAGAGTTGTTTTATCAAAGGACAGGTGAAATATTGAATTCTATTAGCGACATGGGCATGAACTTATACGAGCCTTTTGAAGTGG
This genomic window contains:
- a CDS encoding DUF1800 family protein, whose protein sequence is MPLPSLTETLGRQRAAHLLRRATFGASKAQIDEFAAFTPQEAISRLFDLTVPEPTLPIDTATGTEWISGVTDANSGDDTLQEYLKRWFIGQYLGQSVDENLRLASTTREKITLFYHTYFTTIQSKVNDSRALYFQNALFRLFAFDKEDVDKEILNEDTNELEPATLVLNIKELTKRICVDNAMLIFLDGNLNVQGSPNENYAREMLELYTIGRGLEGTLPDALEEGDYINFTEQDVRAAANVLTGFDVDDTFQNIDPLTELPYGVIKGGATATAHETNDSLKVFSSRLDNAQVTANQDLLLNGQPTEESVLDEISQLVELIYTKEETARHLCRRIYRFYVYYEITQEIDDTIIAEMAQTLINNDYKIQYVLEELFQSEHFFEAVSGVEDDKFGGIIKSPLDLALTTLNFFEVQLPDYQTDTELFYQRTGEILNSISDMGMNLYEPFEVAGYSAYHQFPVYNRNWISTNYLTQRYNFIRQLLEIQDETLSVDVYTFVSNTFNAEANDAKSLIINLAPYLYPMANNLDFDVDGGDLTKERIRFFLQAFLGFTDYEAESDMALTEWQSLYADPDNYLEIGEFLKRLFNAMMQSPEYQLF